The nucleotide sequence GAAAAGCTCAGGCGGTGCAGTTCCGGGCCCGAGGACAGCGCGCCCCGGATGTCCCAGGTGTAGACGGCGCAGCCGATGGGGCCGTGCACCAGGTGCAGGGCGTCGGCGATGGGGTAGAGCACCACGCGCGAGCCGCAAAAAACGCAGGCCCGCTGGGACACCGCCCCGGCCAGGCTGTCGCGGTTGCAGGCCAGCTCGAAGGGCCCCTCGCCGGTACGGTGGATCTGATCCCGCCGCTCCTCGAAAATCGCCTGTTCCATAACGCTCCTTTTCCTGTCGCCAATTGTCAGGACGATCGTGACTCTACAAGGAGCGTGCCAGATTGCAATATATTGATTTTATTGATCGATAACGCTGGAAACTGTGCCTGGAAACAAATTTGTCGCAGACTCCCCGACAGAATTGTAGACCGAGCGCGACCTTTGTCGGAAAAATGCGCGTGCATGACCAAAACACGTTTTGCTCGGCCGGCTCTTCCTCAAACGGCCTGTTTCGCAGCTCAATCGACTCATTCGTCGGGTTTTTCAGGCCGCAAGAGGCTGGAATTGGTCTTCTGTCTGTTTTGACACAACCAGGCAAGGCGTCTACACGGCCCGAAAGCGTCGGCGCGCAGCCGGCCATGCCCCAGGAGGAAATGACGATGCTTCACGATATGCGCCTTTTCCGGGAAGCCTGCCTCATCAACGGCCAGTGGACGGCGGCCGATAACGGCGAGACCGTGGCCGTGGACAACCCGGCCACCGGCGAAATCTTCGGCCATGTGCCGCGCTGCGGCCGCGAGGAAACCCGCCGGGCCATCGAGGCCGCCCACGCAGCCTGGCCGGCCCTGCGGGCCATGACCGCCCTGGAGCGGGCCGACATGCTCCTGCGCTGGCATGACCTCATCTTGGCCAACAAGGACGATCTGGCTAAGCTCATGACCCTGGAGCAGGGCAAGTCCCTGGCCGAGTCGGCCGGCGAGATCGGCTACGGCGCGAGCTATATCCGCTGGTTCGCCGAAGAGGCCCGCCGGGCCTACGGCGACATCGTCCCCGCCAATGCCCGGGGCCGCATGATCCTCGTCACCCGCGAACCGGTTGGCGTGTGCGGCGTCGTCACGCCCTGGAATTTCCCCATGGCCATGATCGGGCGCAAGGTCGGCCCGGCCCTGGCCATGGGTTGCCCCACGGTCGTCAAGCCTGCCTCCCAGACGCCGTTCTCCGCCCTGGCCCTGGGCGAACTGGCCATCCGGGCCGGCATCCCGGCCGGCGTGGTCAACATCGTCACCGGCAACGCCCGGGCCATCGGCGCGGAACTCACCGAAAACCCCACCGTGCGCAAGGTCAGCTTCACCGGCTCCACCGAGGTCGGCAAGGCGCTCATGGCCCAATGCGCCGGGACCGTCAAAAAGGTCTCCATGGAACTTGGCGGCAACGCGCCCTTTATCGTCTTCGACGACGCCGACATCGACGCCGCCGTGGCCGGAGCCATGGCCAGCAAATACCGCAACTCCGGCCAGACCTGCATCTGCGCCAACCGCTTCCTCGTCCAGGCCGGCATCCACGACGCCTTTGTTAAGCGGCTGGTGGAAGCCGTGGCCGGCCTGTCCGTGGGCAACGGCCTGGACCAGGGCGTGAACCAAGGCCCGCTCATTGACGGCAAGGCCGTGGCCCGCATGCACGCCCAGGTGGCCGACGCCGTGGGCAAGGGCGGCCGGCTGGCCCTCGGTGGCAAGGCCCATGCCCTGGGCGGCAATTTCTTCGAACCCACGGTCATCGCCCACGCCACCCCGGCCATGGCCTTTGCCAGGGAAGAGATCTTCGGCCCCCTGGCTCCGGTATTCCCCTTCGAGACCGAAGCCGAAGCCATCGCCATGGCCAACGATACCGAATACGGCCTGGCCGCCTACCTCTATACCCGCGACATCGGCCGGGCCATGCGCGTGTCCGGGGCGCTGGAATACGGCATGGTCGGCGTCAACGAGAGCCTCATCTCTTGCACCGAAGCGCCGTTCGGCGGCGTCAAGGAAAGCGGCGTGGGCCGCGAAGGCTCGCGCTACGGCATGGATGAGTACTCGGTGATGAAGTATACCTGCCTGGGCGGCTTGGCGTAGGCGGGGAGGCAATGCCTCGGCCCCCAAACCGTGAGGGTCCGGGAGGGGGTACCCCCTCCCGGCCGCCGGAGGCGTCACTTTATCCCCGGTTCTACTTTCCGCGTTCCCGGCACCACGCCGCAACAGCCCGGGCTATGGCTCGGGCTGTTTGCGTTTGGCGGGCCTGGGTGAGAAGCGCTTGTTCCTCGGCCGGGTTGACGATGACGCCGGCTTCCACCAGCACGGCCGGTATGGTCGCGGCGTGGAGCACGGCCAGTCCGTCGTAGCGGTAGACGCCGGCAATGGGGTCCACGATGGGGCGGCCTTCGCCCGGGATGTCGGCGGCGTGGTGGGAGCTGAAGGGCAGGCCTGAGGCGGCAAGCTCCCGGCCCACGGCCCGGGCCAGGGCCAGGCTGGCGGCGGCCTCTTTGTTGCGCTGGGAATAGAACACACCGTAGCCGGCGAAGCGGTCGCAGACGCGACGCGGCCTGCCGTCGATGACGGCCGTGGTGAAAAACTGGGGTTGGGCGGAATCGTGGTGGATGGAGATGAGCAGGCCGGCTTTGGCGGCGTTGGCTCGTGCGGCCCGGCCGGCCGGAGGCAGGTCCGTGCCGACGGGATCAATGAGAAGGGCCTTGCTGAAGCCGGCCTGGACCAGGGCGTCCTTGACCGCGGCGGCCAGGCGTTTGTTGAAGGCGTATTCGGGCTGTCCCGAGGCGCTGGTCGCGCCCGGGGATTTGGGGCCGTGGCCGGCATCGATGGCCACGATCAGTTCGGCCGGTTTGCAGCCGGCCCGGGCGTTTCCGCTCAAGCCCGCCAAGGCGACGAGGGCTGCCAGGAGCAGGACGGAAAACAATCGACATGACCACCGTGCCGCGCCCATCCCATAACCCCCTTTCGGGAGGGGCCGGGAGGGGCTGAGCCCCTCCCGGCCGCCGGAGGCATTCTTCGCCTTCCTTCTTGCCTAAATCATCTTGCCTTCGCTGCGCAGGGATTCCTTGAGGCCGGCGTCGAGGAGTTCCTCGGGCGAGGCCAGCAGGTGGTGCAGGAAGTCGCTGGTTTTTTCGCTGAGCCACGGGTCGCGGGCCAGGGCTTCCACGGCGCGCTGGCGTTCGGAGCGCTTGTCGCCGGGCATGGACTTGTCGGCGGCCAGCGCGCTTCGCAGGAACTGGAAGTAGAGGCTCGCGCCGAAGACCGAGGCCTTAGGATCAAGGCCGACGAACACCCGGTGCAGATCGTCGCGGGTGCGTTCGGCGGCCACGGCGGCCAGGAAGTGGAAGGGCGAGCCGCCGCAGGTGAGCGCGGCGAAGAAGTAGCGCACCTTGTAGAAACGCTTGCCCGTGGTAAAGGCCTGCTCCAGGTCGTCGGCTGTGCACACGCCTTCCACGCAGCTCGTGAGTGACCGGCGGTAGGGCAGCTCCATGGCGGCGACGATGGTCTGCCAGAGCATGTAGACGTTTATGAGCGTCATGATGAGAATGCTGCTGCTGCGCAGGGTCGGATTGACGTCGCTGGCCCAGTTGAGGAACAGATAGATAAAGATGAAGATGAAGATGAGGTATTTCGCGCCGCTGACCATCATGTGGGGGATGGAGCCCATCTTCCAGTGCAGGCGAATGACCAGGGCGATAAAGACGATAAACATGATCGTCTGGAAGTATATGCTCATGTCGACTTGGGCCAGTTGCTCCAGCATGTGCGTCTCCTTGGCGTTGCGGTGCGCGCGCGTCGGCGTGGCGCGTCCGGGCCGACCGCCGGCCCGTCGCGCGGGACAGGGGAAATCTTTTCCGTCTGTGTACCTTCGAGGCCGGGCCTTGGCAACGGTCGAGGCCGATCTTACCGCCTGCAAATCGGCCCGGCCAGTCGCCTCAAGCCTGGGCCAGGTGGTCTTCCACGGCCTGGATCTTGGCCGTCAGCCGGCCGGCCGGGCCGGTGCGCCAGTCGATGCGCACAGCCACATGAATGCGGGAACAGTCCTTTTCCAGTGCTTCCTTGCAGCGGGTGACCACGGCCAGCACCTCGTCCCACTCACCTTCGATGCTCGTGGACATGGGCGAAAAAACGTAGGGCAGGCCGGATTCGCGCACGATGCGAATGGCCCGGGCCACATAGGCGGACAGGCTGTCGCCCTTGTCCAGGGGAAAGATGGAGAAATCGAGAATGGCGCTCATGGGGCGTCCTCCTTGGTTGGGGTTGGCGTTTCGACGCGCACGGTGACGGCGTGGCTGCGGCCCTGGTCGTCGGTGACGGCGAAGCGGTGCGCGCCGGGAGTGGGCCGCCAGAACAGCCGGCCGCCGGGCGGTCCCTGGGCGGCCAGTTCGCCGTCCACGTACCAGGACAAGCGGGTGGTGGCGGCCGGGGCGTCGGCGGACAGGGTGATCTGCTGGAAGTCGGCCGGAATGTCGGGGCGCACGGCATAGACCGTGGCCGGGCTTGGCGAGACGATGCGCGGACCGGCTCCGGCCGTGCCCAGGCAGTCCGGGGCCAGGGGCGGGGGCGACTCGAAGGGGATGCCCGTCGACCGCCACCAGGACACGAGTTCGCCCGGATACTCCGTGACGGCGGCGGTGGTGGCCTCGTGGCCGGCGGCGCAGTCGGCGGTGAGGCGCTCGCCGGTCTTAGTGTCCACCAGGGTGCGGCGGTGGATCGGGCAAGGGGTCAGGCGGCTGCGGCCGGGGATGATGGTGGCCGGCACGCGCCGGGGGCAGTCGGGGCCGGGCAGCTCGCGGCTGTCGGCGCAGACCTCGATGGTGGCCAGATTGAGTCCGGTCCTGGCCGCCGGCCGCGAACCATAGGGTTCCAGCGCCCGGAACAGCTCGAAAAGGATCGGCCCGGCATGGACCGCGCCCGAGATGCCGGCCACGGCTCGGCCGTCCATGTTGCCCACCCACACGCCAATGGCGTAGCCGGCGCTTATGCCCACGGCCCAGGCGTCGCGGTGGCCAAACGAGGTGCCGGTCTTCCAGGCCACCTGGGGCACGGCCAGGGCGCGCTCCCAGGAAGTGGGCAGATCGGGCCGTTCGACCCGGGTCAATATTTCGGTGGTCAGCGCGCAGGCCTCGGGGGAAAAAAGCCGCTCGGCCCTCGCGGCCGGGGCATTGGCCAGAAAGACGGGCGGCCGGAACCGGCCGTCGTCGGCCAGGCAGGCGTAGAGGTTGGTCAGGGAGGTCAGCGTGGCCTCGCCGCCGCCAAGGATGAGCGAAAGCCCGTAGTGGCTGGCCGGCTTGTCCAAGGTCGTCAGGCCCCCCCGGCGCAGGAGGTCGAGGAAGGGGGCCGGGCCGACGTCGTTTAAAAGCCGCACGGCCGGGATGTTCAGCGAAGTGATGAGCGCCTGCTCGGTCGTCACCCGGCCCCGGAACAGGCCATCATAGTTTTTGGGCGTATAGCCGCCAAAGCCGGTGGGGATGTCGAGCATCTGGCTTTGGGGAAAGACGCGGCCCTGGTCCATGGCCATGGCGTAGAGGAAGGGCTTTAAGGTCGAGCCGGGCGAGCGGCGGATGGTCGCGCCGTTTATCTGCCCGAACCGGGCGTCGCCGAACCAGTCCACGCCGCCGACCATGACCCTAACCTCGCGGCTGGCCGGTTCGATGACCACGGCGGCCACGCTGCCAAGGCCCTGGGCGGCCAGCCAGCGGGATCGGGACCGCAGCACGTCGGTGGCGGTCTTTTGGGCGGCCGGGTCCAGGGTGGTGTCGATGCGCGGGCTGGGGCCGGCGGCCTCGCGGGCCATTTGGGCGAAATGGGGCGCGGCGAACGGGAGTTGGGCCAGGCGCGTGGGCACCGGGGCGGCGGCGGCTTCCCTGGCCGCTTCGGAGGTGATGACGCCGCGCCGGGCCATGGCGGCGAGAAGCTTGTCGCGGGCGGCCTTGGCCGCTTCGGGGCGGCGCAGGGGATCAAGGCGCAGGGGCGAGCGGGGCAGGACGGTCAAGAGCGCGGCCTCGGCCAGGGACAGCTTGTCCGGCGTCTTGCCGAAATAGAGGGTGGCGGCCGCGCCCACGCCCACGATGTTGCCGCCGTAGGGGGCCATGTTGAGGTAGCGCTCCAGGATGGCGTCCTTGCCGAGCTTGCGTTCCAGGGCCAGGGCGGCCAGAGCCTCGCGCCATTTGGCGGCCAGGGTGCGCTCCTTGGGCTGGGCCAGCCGGGCCAGCTGCATGGTGATGGTGGAGCCGCCGGAAACGACGTGGCCGGCCGCGAGATTAGACAGCGCGGCGCGGCCCAGGGCCAGGGGATCGACGCCGGGGTGGCGGTAGAACCGCTTGTCCTCGGCGGCGAGGATGAGTTTCGGCAGGATGGGGGCGACGCCGGACAGGCGCACCGGAAAGCGCCAGGATTCGTCCGGGGCGAGATAGAGGCGCAGGGGCTGGCCGTTACGAGCGGCAACGACCGTGGCCGGCGGCGGCGACAGCGCGGCCAGGGGAAAGGGCGGCCGGGCCGTGGCCGCAAAAAGGGCCAGCCCGCCAGCCAGGGCGGCAAGGAGCAGCACGGCCGCGGCCACGGCCGCCCGTCGCCGCCAGCGGGGCGGGCGTGAAGCCGTTGCGGTCATGGGATCAACCCTGGTGCGCGGCGCGCAACTCCCGGAGATTTTCGAGCAGGTCGAGCATGTCGAGCTGCATGTGGACACGGCAGGTGAATTCCTCGACCTCCACCGGCTTGACCAGGAAATCGTTGGCCCCGACCTTGAGGAAACGCACGGTCTGGCCGCCGCCCTCGGCCGAAACGCCGATGATGGCCAGGCGTTCCTTGGACTTTCCGGCCCGCAGTTCCTCGATGAGCCCGAAACCGTCGAGGTTGGGCATGTTGTAGTCGGTGATGACCAGTCGCACGTCGTCGTTTTGGGCCAGGGTTTCCAGGGCCTTGCGGCCGTCCTCGGCTTCCAGGACGGTGATGTTGAGATTGCGCAGCAGCCCGGTCAGCCGGGCGCGGAACAGTTTGGAATCGTCCACGACCAGGGCCCGGACGAACTGGTTCTTGTACAGCCGTTCGATGAGGCGTTCCATGGCCTCCATCTCGGCCATGGACTTGATGAAATAATCGACCACGTTTTCTTCAAGCAGGATTTTGCGCACCTCCTCGGAGAAGCTGGCGGTCATGACCACCGAGGGGATGCCGAGACTCTTGGCCAGGGGCACGATGCGGCCCTCGGGGTCGTCGGGCAGGTTGCGGTCGAGGATGGCCACGAAGATGGAGTCGCGCCGTTCGGTCATGGCCGCTTCGGCTTCGGTGAAGCTGTGGGCCACTATGGTGGGAAAGGGCGTGCGGTCGGCGATGTGCTGGAAGATGATCTTGGCCTGGACGCGGCTGTCCTCGACGACGAGAACGTGGCGATGGTCGGTCATGCTGCTGCCATCCTTGACGAGGGTATGATCCTGTCTGGATACGGGATGGCGGCTGCTCTGGCAAGCCGGACGGCGCGTCTGCGTATCGCGTTGTCCCGGCGGCGGCGAGGGTCCCCTTTACGCCAAGTCGGGGGTCCGGGGGCCTGAGGCCCCCGGCCGCCGGAGGCATCTTCTCTTATTCTTACCAATGTCGCGACATATACGGCTGCATCTCGCGTTCGAAGGTGGCCGGGTCGGTGGTGGAGACGGTGGGGGCCACGAAGGCGGTGGGCGACAGGCCGGCCATGGCCCCCACCGTGGCATCCATGGGCAGGGTGCGGCTGGACGCGGCGATGATGTTGTTGTTTCTGGCGTCGATGACTTCCAGGTTGAAGCGCACGCCGCCCGGGGTGACGCTGTAGGTGCCGGCCAGGACCAGGGTGGCCGTGGCCCGGGTGGTGGCCAGGGCCTTGGTGTCGCGGGTGAGGACGAATTCGCCCTGGCTGCGGCTGAAGATGATGTCGCTGGCCTTGCGGATTTCCTGGACATTGTAGCCCAGGCCCACGAAGGCGGCGTAGAGTTCCTGGCCGAAAAGGCGCGACAGGGGCGAAGCCCGCTCCAGGTTGTTGAGGTCGGCCGGGGTGGTGATGACCAGCCAGTAGAGTCCCCGGCTGTTGGTGGGGGTGCCCATGCCCAGGCGCGGGCCGAGCTGGCGGTCGAGGTCGGCGGCCATGGCCATGGCCACGTCGGGATATTGGGGCGGCGGCGGATTCTTGCCGGAACCGCACAGGGCGCCCATGAGCAGCGGCGACAGCAGGGCCGCCAGCAAAAGGGGCAAAAGGCTGGTTAAGCGTGTAAGGCGCATGGCGGACTCCTGTTATTTGGCGGCCGGGGCCTTGGCGGGGGCCGGTTCGGGCGGAAAGGCGGCCGGCGCGGGGGCCGGTTCGGCCGGTTTGGCCGGGGCCTGGCCTGGGACCTTGGCCGGTTCCGGGTCCAGGGGAAAGATGGAATCGGTGGCGGCCTCGTAGCGTTTTTCGAGCTTGGGCTGGCTGGGGTTCTGGGAGACCGGAGCCGGGCCACGGCTTTCTGTCGGGGCCTGGGCCGTCGGCGGCGTGGGTGCGTGGCGAGGGGCCTTGGCCCGCCTGGGCTTGCGCTTGACGGGCTTGGACACGAAGGGCTTGGCCGGCGTGGAGGGCGTGGGCGGCTGGCTCACGTCGCGGATGCGGATTTGCGTGGGCAGCGGGGCCGGGGTGTCGGCCAGGGCCTCGTCCCCGCCGGCCGGCCCCGCCAGGGCCAGGGCGGCGAGCATGGCCCAGGCGGCCGGAAGTTTGCGGATGGCGGTCATGGCGTTTCCTCCCCGGGAATGTTCCCCGTGCCGCTCCCATCGGCCGGTTCGGCCAAATCTTTACGGCGGCGTCGAGTTCTCCCCGGCTTAAGGACTTGCCTAAGGGCGCGAGAAGTGATTTATGGAAATACAAGGTTTTGCTTGTCCCCGCCGGCCGGCCTCGCCCCCGGCTCCCGGCGGACACCCACGAACGGGGCCCTTTAAGGAGTAAAAAATGGCTGAACAACTCGAAATCTACAAGTGTGAACTGTGCGGCAATATCGTTGAAGTCCTGCATGCCGGCGGCGGCGAACTGGTGTGCTGCGGCCAGCCCATGAAACTCATGGCCGAAAACACCGTGGACGCCGCCAAGGAAAAACACGTGCCGGTCATCGAGAAGGTCGAGGGAGGCTATCTGGTCAAGGTCGGCGCCGTGGCTCATCCCATGGAAGAAAAACACTACATCGAGTGGATCGAACTGATTGC is from Solidesulfovibrio magneticus RS-1 and encodes:
- a CDS encoding NAD-dependent succinate-semialdehyde dehydrogenase, with amino-acid sequence MLHDMRLFREACLINGQWTAADNGETVAVDNPATGEIFGHVPRCGREETRRAIEAAHAAWPALRAMTALERADMLLRWHDLILANKDDLAKLMTLEQGKSLAESAGEIGYGASYIRWFAEEARRAYGDIVPANARGRMILVTREPVGVCGVVTPWNFPMAMIGRKVGPALAMGCPTVVKPASQTPFSALALGELAIRAGIPAGVVNIVTGNARAIGAELTENPTVRKVSFTGSTEVGKALMAQCAGTVKKVSMELGGNAPFIVFDDADIDAAVAGAMASKYRNSGQTCICANRFLVQAGIHDAFVKRLVEAVAGLSVGNGLDQGVNQGPLIDGKAVARMHAQVADAVGKGGRLALGGKAHALGGNFFEPTVIAHATPAMAFAREEIFGPLAPVFPFETEAEAIAMANDTEYGLAAYLYTRDIGRAMRVSGALEYGMVGVNESLISCTEAPFGGVKESGVGREGSRYGMDEYSVMKYTCLGGLA
- a CDS encoding N-acetylmuramoyl-L-alanine amidase family protein, with amino-acid sequence MSGNARAGCKPAELIVAIDAGHGPKSPGATSASGQPEYAFNKRLAAAVKDALVQAGFSKALLIDPVGTDLPPAGRAARANAAKAGLLISIHHDSAQPQFFTTAVIDGRPRRVCDRFAGYGVFYSQRNKEAAASLALARAVGRELAASGLPFSSHHAADIPGEGRPIVDPIAGVYRYDGLAVLHAATIPAVLVEAGVIVNPAEEQALLTQARQTQTARAIARAVAAWCRERGK
- a CDS encoding MTH1187 family thiamine-binding protein produces the protein MSAILDFSIFPLDKGDSLSAYVARAIRIVRESGLPYVFSPMSTSIEGEWDEVLAVVTRCKEALEKDCSRIHVAVRIDWRTGPAGRLTAKIQAVEDHLAQA
- the pbpC gene encoding penicillin-binding protein 1C yields the protein MTATASRPPRWRRRAAVAAAVLLLAALAGGLALFAATARPPFPLAALSPPPATVVAARNGQPLRLYLAPDESWRFPVRLSGVAPILPKLILAAEDKRFYRHPGVDPLALGRAALSNLAAGHVVSGGSTITMQLARLAQPKERTLAAKWREALAALALERKLGKDAILERYLNMAPYGGNIVGVGAAATLYFGKTPDKLSLAEAALLTVLPRSPLRLDPLRRPEAAKAARDKLLAAMARRGVITSEAAREAAAAPVPTRLAQLPFAAPHFAQMAREAAGPSPRIDTTLDPAAQKTATDVLRSRSRWLAAQGLGSVAAVVIEPASREVRVMVGGVDWFGDARFGQINGATIRRSPGSTLKPFLYAMAMDQGRVFPQSQMLDIPTGFGGYTPKNYDGLFRGRVTTEQALITSLNIPAVRLLNDVGPAPFLDLLRRGGLTTLDKPASHYGLSLILGGGEATLTSLTNLYACLADDGRFRPPVFLANAPAARAERLFSPEACALTTEILTRVERPDLPTSWERALAVPQVAWKTGTSFGHRDAWAVGISAGYAIGVWVGNMDGRAVAGISGAVHAGPILFELFRALEPYGSRPAARTGLNLATIEVCADSRELPGPDCPRRVPATIIPGRSRLTPCPIHRRTLVDTKTGERLTADCAAGHEATTAAVTEYPGELVSWWRSTGIPFESPPPLAPDCLGTAGAGPRIVSPSPATVYAVRPDIPADFQQITLSADAPAATTRLSWYVDGELAAQGPPGGRLFWRPTPGAHRFAVTDDQGRSHAVTVRVETPTPTKEDAP
- a CDS encoding response regulator, whose translation is MTDHRHVLVVEDSRVQAKIIFQHIADRTPFPTIVAHSFTEAEAAMTERRDSIFVAILDRNLPDDPEGRIVPLAKSLGIPSVVMTASFSEEVRKILLEENVVDYFIKSMAEMEAMERLIERLYKNQFVRALVVDDSKLFRARLTGLLRNLNITVLEAEDGRKALETLAQNDDVRLVITDYNMPNLDGFGLIEELRAGKSKERLAIIGVSAEGGGQTVRFLKVGANDFLVKPVEVEEFTCRVHMQLDMLDLLENLRELRAAHQG
- a CDS encoding FlgO family outer membrane protein, which produces MRLTRLTSLLPLLLAALLSPLLMGALCGSGKNPPPPQYPDVAMAMAADLDRQLGPRLGMGTPTNSRGLYWLVITTPADLNNLERASPLSRLFGQELYAAFVGLGYNVQEIRKASDIIFSRSQGEFVLTRDTKALATTRATATLVLAGTYSVTPGGVRFNLEVIDARNNNIIAASSRTLPMDATVGAMAGLSPTAFVAPTVSTTDPATFEREMQPYMSRHW
- a CDS encoding desulfoferrodoxin, yielding MAEQLEIYKCELCGNIVEVLHAGGGELVCCGQPMKLMAENTVDAAKEKHVPVIEKVEGGYLVKVGAVAHPMEEKHYIEWIELIADGKAYREFLKPGQAPEAFFCVKADKVSAREYCNLHGLWKKD